CCGGCCAACCCGTCGACCAGGCGCTGCGGTGGATCCCCACCCTCACCACCTTCGAAGCGGCCCTGCGCACCAGCGGCGTCCTCACCGACCTGCCCACCGGCACCGGCGTCACCATGCTGGCGCCCTCCGACGACGCCTTCGCCGCCAAGTTCTCCGAGGACAACTGGGACGACCTGATGGTCCGCCACACCGACCAGCTGCGCACCCTGCTCAAAGCACACCTGATCGCGGGAGCCCACCGAGTCGACGACCTGGTGAACGCCGGCACCGCAACCACCCTCGACGGCACCACCGTCACCATCACCCGCACCGGCCCCACCGTCCGGCTCGCCGACCGCGCCGACGCCGTATGCGCCGACTACCAGGCCACCAACAACACCCGGATCCACATCATCAACGCGGTACTCGGCACACTGCCCACCACCGCCAACGACAGCGACCAACGGGCCCACTGACCGCACTCACCGCGCCGCGGCCGCCTGGTCGGCCGGTACGAGCGCGGCCAGGGCGCGGTTGGTCCGGTTGGCCCGCACCGCGTCGCGCTGCTGCCCGGCCGTCACCTCGATGTACGTCTGCGACGACGCCAAAGACGCGTGCCCCAGCAACCGCATGATCTCCGCAGCACTCGCCCCGTCCTCGGCCAGCCGGGTGGCGAACGTGTGCCGAAGCGCGTGCAACCGCGCCCCACGCGGCACCCGGTCACCGATGCCCGCCCGCCGGTAACACGACTCCACCAGGTACTGGAGCCCGCCGCGGCGCAGCGGCTCGCCGTGCCGGTCCACCAGCAACGCCGAGTCGGGGCGTACCGACCGCGACCCGAAGCGCCGGGCCCGACTGTCCAGGTAGTCCACCAGCACCCGGTCCAGGTCGGCCTCGATCGGCACCACCCGTGGCCGCCCGCCCTTGCCGGCCACCTCGACCCGCCGTTCACCGGGCCGACCGGCCAGCGAGCTGACCCGCAGCGCGAGCAGCTCCGACAGGCGCAGCCCGGCACAGAGCGCCACCGCCAGCACCGCCACATCCCGCTGCGGCCACGGGTCGCGCTGCCGGCCGTCGTCGCGCGCGGCCGAGGCGAGCAGCAGCTCGGGGGTGTCGGCGCCGCGCAACGGCTTCGGCTGGGGGAGTAGTGCCCGGGGGCGGCCGACGGCCGGCATCGGATTGCCCGCCACCACCCCATCGGCCACCAGGAACGTGAAGAAGCTGTTCCAGGTGGACCAGGCCCGGTGCACCGACGCTGCGGCCCGGGGTGCGGCGAACCGGGCGAAGGCCGCCCGCATCACCCGGGGGGAGAGGTCGGTGATCAACAGTGTCTCGTGGGGGAGGGGAGCGGTGTCATCCTCGGCAACCAGGGCAGCCACCGCGTGCAGGTCCCGCCGGTACGCGGCGAGAGTGTGGGGGGAGGGCTTGCGAGTCGCCCGGGCGATCAGGAACTCCTCGATCAAAGCCATGAGCGATTCGTCCTGTTTGTGCTGCATAAGGGATATTATGCAGCATTTTCGGGTTTCCCGGCAAGGGGAGAAGAGGGGAGAGCGGGGCCAACGCGGCTCCAGCCGTCGTCTTGGTGGTCGCTGTCGCCCCGGGCCGCCCGGGGGCATGAGCGGGTCGCCCAGACGTAGTCCGCAGCGGAAACGGCTTGACCGTACGGCCGTCACCGGGGCGCACTGGGCCCATGAGCAGCGGCGATCTCGGCCAGCGGCTGGCCTGCGTCCAGCGATCGTGGACCCCTCAACAGCGCCTGCACGTTGGCAATGTCGCCTGGGCCGGTGCCCACGGGGACGGCAGCCCGGTCCCGGATGCCACCCTTGGCTGGGGCGATCCGCTGGTGGGGTTCGCCGACGTGTGGCATCCGGCAGTGTCAGGCGAGCCGGCACAGGCCTCCCTGCACATGGGACCGGCCTCGACCGCCGCGCAGCGGGCCGCCGCGGTAGACGAGCTGCTTGACCTGGCACCCCACGTCAGCGTCGAGGTGTCCCGGGCGGACGTGGGCCTCATTCGAGCCTTGGCCGAGCGTGGCTTTCGTAGCGCCGACGCGCCCTGGTTCGTGCAGCTGTGGCGTGACCTGACGCAGCTTGCCGACCTGCAGGCGCGCACCGACGTCAACGGGTACACCATCCGTGCTGTCCGCGACGATGAGCTAGCCGAGCGGGTCGACGTGCACCGCCGGTGCTGGGCGCCGGCGAGGATCAAGGAGATGCTGGGCCTGCCGGTGACCGGTACCGAGCCCGGGTCGAGCTTTTCGCTCGACAAGCATCGTGCCGTGACGGCCTCGCCGGTCTACCGCGCCGAGCTGGATGTGGTGGCGGTCGCCGCGGACGGTTCGTTCGCGGCCTTCGGGTTGGCCTGGCTGGACCTCGAAGCTGGATGTGTGCTCGTCGAACCGGTCGGGACCGACCCGGACCACGGCAAGCGCGGCCTGGCGGGTGCGCTCTGCACGAAGATCTTCCAGGTGGCCCGTGACCTCGGGGCTACCCAGGCGATCGTCGGCCCTCGTGGCGACGACGGCTACCCGGTCCCGCGCCGGCTCTACGCCGGGCTTGGGATGCACGAGGTGACGCAGTTCGTTCCCATGTCCACATCGCCATGAGGTCGCTGTTCGGCCCCGACCGAGGGGACGCCCAGATCGCTTTACTTTACATAATGTGCATTATCGAATCAGTCGTGCTGGGCTGGCGGGAGCCGCGTCGCGCGCCGGACGTCACCCTGTGGCACCGGGACGGTGACTACCGGTACGGACATCGATGTGCTTTGGTGAGCACACACCACAACACACCGCCTGGGAGCACAGATGATCAGGATTGCTCGGAGCAGCGTCCTGGCCGTCCTCACCGCCGCCGCCCTCACCGCGACGCTGGGGCTGCCCGACGTCGTCACGGCCGCGCCGAACCCCAGGAAAGTCCGGGTCTGCGCGCTGCGACCGCTGCCGCTGCCGGCCGATCTGAACGGTTACGCCCGGGTGGTCGACCCGACCGGTCGGTTCACCGCCGGCGTCGGCTACCGGGTCACCGACGACGACCGCCACCCGCTGCTGCTGCTCTGGGACGGCCTGGCGCGCCGGGACGGCCCCCCGCGCCGGCCGCTGGTCTGGGACGAGCCGCGCCTCACCATCGTCCCGACAGAGGCGGAGCTTCAACTCGCGAGCATCAACCGGCACGGCGTCATCATCGGCAGCGGTTTCGTCGACAACTCCCACCGGCCGTGGCGCTACCGCGACGGCCAGCTGGAGTGGCTACCCATCCCGCCGACGGTCTCCGGCGCCTCGGCGCAGGGCATCAACTCCCGCGGCGACATCGTCGGCAGCGGCGCCGTCGAGGAGACCGAGACGTCCCTGCCGCTGCTCTGGCCAGCGGACCGGCCGGGTGCCGTCGAGGTGATCGACGCCCCGCCCAACGCCGGCGCGACGGAGATCCTCGACGACGGCACCATCGTCGGCAGCACGGGAGCCTCGGGCGGTTCCCTGAGCTCCGGCTGGGTACGCCGCCCGGACGGAACGACCGTCCTGCTCACCGCGCCCGGTGCCCGGTGGTCCACTGTCTTCGCAGCCCAGGGAGACTGGGCGGTCGGCAGAATCGGCGCCGGCAGCCCGTACGAGGACAGCACCTCGGTGCGCTGGAACCTGCGGACCGGGCTGGCGGTCGCGGTCAACCCCGCGCTGGGGCCCGCATCCGACGTCAACGCCCGAGGCACGGTGCTCGGCGACCGAGCGGTCGACCACGACGGCCGCATCGTCCCGCTGCGCGGCGCCATCCCCGACGTCCTGATCATCTTCGGCTGGGCGATCGCCGACGACGGCACGGTCGTGGGCTCCACCAACGGCACCCGGCTCCGCCCGGCGCGCTGGATCGGCTGCTGACGATCCGGATCACCTGTCTCCCGCCCCGGGCCGAAACGACTCGCGGCGGATGCGAGGCTGCGGGCGACCACACTGGCGCAGATCGACACAGATAGACGTCCTTGCCAGGGCGGTCCCCCGGGTGGTCGGGGTTCCCCGGGTCTTGTACCAGGTCCGGATTGACGGCTGGCGCATCGACGACAGTGTTGAAGTTCGATGCGGGCTAGCCTCCAGCCATGGGCGACGCCGCCAACCTGGAAGCCGCCGGTGCTGCGGTACGGCACCTGAGCGGCCTGCTGGCGGACGTCTGGTTGGCGGTGGACGCTCCGGACCACGTCGGTGGGCGCTGGATGGAGATCTGCCGTGGGTCGCCGGTCGACCCGGTGTTCGTCTGCATCGACGCCATGAGCAACGTGCTGCACGTGCGGTACCTCGACCCGGAGAACCTCTCCATCGTCTACCTGCCCGGCTGGTACTACGAGGTGGCGACGGCCGCCTCGCTGGGCCGGCCGCTCGACCCGTCCGCCGTGACCGTGCTGGATTTCCCGGCCGCGCGTCCGCTCGCCTTCGACCTGACCGTCGAACACAGGATCGGGGGTGCGGCGGAGACCGTCACACTCCCCCAGGGCCGCGAGCCGGTCGAGTACGAGCCACTCCCCTTCGGGTACGCGTTCGCAGCCGCGCGCGGCTTCGGTATCACCGATGCGCCGGCGGGCACCGACCCGGCGACGGACCTGTCGGCGATCTTCCACTGGGGTGCGATGTCGCTGCGGGTCGCCGCGGCGCCGGGCGTCACGTTCGAGCAGCGGCCGTTGCTGGGCGAGGTCGCCCTGGGTGTCGTCCGGGCGGCCTACCGTCCGGGTGACGGCACCGTCACCTGCGATCAGGCGCTGCGCTTCGAGTTCGAGCGGCACCGTCATCCGATGACGGTGCCGCCGCTCGGCGCGCCGTTGCGTGCCGTACCGCTGGCGGAGCCGGACATCGTCGCGAACGCCGTCGCCATGGGCCGGGCACTCGGCGAGCCGCAACCCGTGGCGGTGCAGGAGACCTGCCCGGATGGCGTCGACCTGGTGCTGATGAAGCCGGACCCGCGCCGGTTGCCTCGGGGAACCCCGTGGAGTTGGCAGCCGAACTGGCTGGTCGAGACGGCGAAGGT
The nucleotide sequence above comes from Micromonospora sp. NBC_00389. Encoded proteins:
- a CDS encoding fasciclin domain-containing protein, producing the protein MSHPASPNGTPPRHPRLLRLLVPALLLAVTACTGAPAAPRADAAPQVTGPLCAALPTGTEPGNPTFLAGQPVDQALRWIPTLTTFEAALRTSGVLTDLPTGTGVTMLAPSDDAFAAKFSEDNWDDLMVRHTDQLRTLLKAHLIAGAHRVDDLVNAGTATTLDGTTVTITRTGPTVRLADRADAVCADYQATNNTRIHIINAVLGTLPTTANDSDQRAH
- a CDS encoding tyrosine-type recombinase/integrase, whose amino-acid sequence is MALIEEFLIARATRKPSPHTLAAYRRDLHAVAALVAEDDTAPLPHETLLITDLSPRVMRAAFARFAAPRAAASVHRAWSTWNSFFTFLVADGVVAGNPMPAVGRPRALLPQPKPLRGADTPELLLASAARDDGRQRDPWPQRDVAVLAVALCAGLRLSELLALRVSSLAGRPGERRVEVAGKGGRPRVVPIEADLDRVLVDYLDSRARRFGSRSVRPDSALLVDRHGEPLRRGGLQYLVESCYRRAGIGDRVPRGARLHALRHTFATRLAEDGASAAEIMRLLGHASLASSQTYIEVTAGQQRDAVRANRTNRALAALVPADQAAAAR
- a CDS encoding GNAT family N-acetyltransferase; this encodes MSSGDLGQRLACVQRSWTPQQRLHVGNVAWAGAHGDGSPVPDATLGWGDPLVGFADVWHPAVSGEPAQASLHMGPASTAAQRAAAVDELLDLAPHVSVEVSRADVGLIRALAERGFRSADAPWFVQLWRDLTQLADLQARTDVNGYTIRAVRDDELAERVDVHRRCWAPARIKEMLGLPVTGTEPGSSFSLDKHRAVTASPVYRAELDVVAVAADGSFAAFGLAWLDLEAGCVLVEPVGTDPDHGKRGLAGALCTKIFQVARDLGATQAIVGPRGDDGYPVPRRLYAGLGMHEVTQFVPMSTSP